A genome region from Pseudomonas sp. S06B 330 includes the following:
- a CDS encoding PACE efflux transporter, which yields MQGKARKVVQAILYEIIAVLCVAPALSWAFDAGMAHSTVLSLILSAVALSWNMFYNWAFESWEARQQQRRRTLWRRFLHALGFEGGLVVILLPVVAVWMQVSLWAALLTNLALFLFFFVYAFVFQWAFDRVFDVPESAREPA from the coding sequence ATGCAAGGCAAGGCGCGCAAAGTGGTCCAGGCCATTCTCTATGAAATTATTGCGGTGCTCTGTGTCGCACCGGCGCTGTCGTGGGCCTTCGACGCTGGCATGGCTCACTCCACCGTTCTGTCGTTGATCCTCTCGGCGGTGGCGCTGTCCTGGAACATGTTTTACAACTGGGCCTTCGAGTCCTGGGAAGCACGTCAGCAACAACGTCGGCGAACCCTGTGGCGGCGATTTCTGCATGCCTTGGGCTTTGAAGGCGGGCTGGTGGTGATTCTTTTGCCCGTGGTGGCCGTGTGGATGCAGGTCAGCCTGTGGGCAGCGTTGTTGACTAACCTGGCGTTGTTCCTGTTCTTCTTTGTCTATGCCTTTGTTTTCCAGTGGGCCTTCGATCGGGTATTCGATGTGCCTGAGTCAGCACGCGAGCCTGCTTGA
- a CDS encoding LysR substrate-binding domain-containing protein — translation MFAKLPLTALRAFESAARLGSFKAAADEMVVTAAAISYQIKRLESDLGLLLFQRSAQRVTLTPAGEQLYRQVHHGLAGLHQALAALRPACDQQQITLTTTAAFASLWLIPRLGDFHRRHSDIQVRVQTGNEVLDLHRDHSLDLALRAEFNTDPTLYRLPLLTEYFAVYTPPGWQEPPADQPLVLIEAPWVSASGAAINWGRWCKLADKPQWLQRARTHHYDDEHHALQAAIAGHGLVLASNVLVADSLRLGLLQPWREDIRLPAAQYNAVCVPGQERRPVVRMFLDWLRKQID, via the coding sequence ATGTTCGCCAAGCTGCCGCTGACCGCCTTGCGCGCCTTTGAGTCCGCCGCCCGTCTGGGCAGTTTCAAGGCTGCGGCCGATGAGATGGTCGTGACCGCAGCAGCCATCTCTTACCAGATCAAGCGCCTGGAAAGTGACCTGGGCCTGCTGTTGTTCCAGCGCAGTGCCCAGCGCGTAACGCTGACGCCAGCGGGCGAGCAGCTGTACCGGCAGGTCCATCATGGCCTGGCCGGTTTGCACCAGGCACTGGCTGCGCTGCGCCCCGCCTGCGACCAGCAACAAATAACCCTGACGACCACCGCCGCGTTCGCCAGCCTCTGGCTGATTCCGCGACTGGGTGATTTCCATCGTCGCCACAGCGACATTCAGGTACGGGTGCAAACTGGCAACGAGGTGCTCGACCTGCACCGCGACCACAGCCTGGACCTGGCGCTGCGGGCTGAATTCAATACCGACCCGACGCTGTATCGGCTACCGCTGCTGACGGAGTACTTCGCCGTCTACACCCCGCCTGGTTGGCAAGAGCCACCTGCCGACCAACCGCTGGTATTGATCGAAGCCCCTTGGGTTTCAGCCAGCGGCGCCGCCATCAACTGGGGCCGTTGGTGCAAGCTGGCGGACAAACCGCAGTGGTTGCAACGGGCACGTACTCATCACTACGACGACGAACACCATGCCTTGCAGGCGGCCATCGCCGGGCATGGCTTGGTATTGGCGAGCAATGTGCTAGTGGCCGACAGTTTGCGTCTCGGGTTGCTGCAGCCCTGGCGCGAAGACATTCGCTTGCCGGCTGCCCAGTACAACGCAGTGTGCGTACCGGGGCAGGAACGGCGGCCGGTGGTACGGATGTTTTTGGATTGGTTGCGCAAGCAGATCGACTGA